Proteins encoded together in one Amphritea japonica ATCC BAA-1530 window:
- a CDS encoding inorganic phosphate transporter: MSIIAEYGSILVIMACVFGFFMAWGVGANDVANAMGTSVGSKALTLKQAIIIAIIFEFAGAYLAGGAVTATIRKGIIDPAILSGTPELLVYGMLSALLAAGIWLLIATAMGWPVSTTHSIVGAIVGFAAVGISVDAVHWAKVGKIVASWVVSPLTAGFIAFFLFRSVQKLILDTEDPFKNAKKYVPMYIFLVGFMISMVTFTKGLKHIGLNPGFANSALISIGIAFLTMLLGIFMLRNIKAKTEDDRDYHFASVEKVFGVLMMFTACAMAFAHGSNDVANAVGPLAAVVGVVGSAGEVAQKSAMPVWILLLGGAGIVAGLVMYGHKVIATVGNNITELTPSRGFAATLAAASTVVFASGTGLPISTTHTLVGAVLGVGLARGLSALNLQVVGTIFVSWLVTLPAGAFLSIVIFFTLKGIFS; encoded by the coding sequence ATGAGCATCATTGCGGAATATGGCAGTATCCTTGTCATCATGGCGTGTGTGTTTGGATTCTTTATGGCCTGGGGTGTGGGCGCTAACGATGTAGCAAATGCGATGGGAACCTCGGTAGGTTCCAAAGCCCTGACCCTGAAACAAGCGATAATCATCGCTATTATCTTTGAGTTTGCCGGAGCCTACCTTGCAGGCGGCGCGGTAACAGCGACCATTCGTAAAGGCATCATAGATCCGGCAATTTTATCCGGTACGCCGGAACTATTGGTTTACGGGATGCTCTCAGCCCTGCTGGCTGCGGGTATCTGGCTACTTATTGCCACTGCTATGGGCTGGCCCGTATCCACAACCCACTCTATCGTCGGAGCCATTGTTGGCTTTGCAGCGGTGGGTATCTCAGTAGATGCGGTTCACTGGGCAAAGGTAGGAAAAATCGTCGCCAGCTGGGTTGTCTCGCCGTTGACGGCCGGGTTTATCGCCTTCTTTCTGTTCCGAAGTGTGCAAAAGCTGATACTGGATACTGAAGACCCCTTCAAGAACGCGAAGAAATATGTACCGATGTACATCTTCCTCGTTGGTTTTATGATCTCGATGGTTACCTTCACAAAAGGTCTAAAGCACATCGGTCTTAATCCTGGTTTTGCTAACAGCGCTCTGATCTCTATAGGTATCGCTTTTCTGACCATGCTGCTGGGCATATTCATGCTACGGAACATTAAGGCTAAAACAGAAGACGATCGCGATTACCATTTCGCCAGTGTAGAAAAAGTCTTCGGCGTCCTGATGATGTTTACTGCCTGCGCGATGGCATTTGCTCACGGCTCTAATGACGTTGCCAATGCTGTTGGACCGTTGGCCGCCGTTGTCGGTGTTGTCGGCTCAGCAGGTGAGGTTGCACAAAAATCCGCCATGCCAGTCTGGATCCTATTACTGGGTGGAGCGGGTATCGTTGCCGGCCTGGTGATGTACGGTCATAAAGTGATCGCTACCGTCGGTAATAACATCACCGAACTGACCCCTAGCCGAGGTTTCGCAGCAACACTGGCTGCCGCCTCTACGGTTGTATTTGCTTCGGGCACCGGCCTGCCCATTTCAACGACCCATACGCTTGTAGGAGCAGTACTCGGCGTAGGCCTGGCACGGGGACTGTCAGCCCTGAACCTGCAAGTAGTAGGCACTATTTTCGTCTCCTGGCTGGTCACACTGCCTGCCGGAGCCTTCCTTTCAATCGTGATATTCTTCACCCTGAAAGGCATTTTCAGTTAA
- a CDS encoding TIGR00153 family protein, with protein MVTNNPILQMFARSPFQPMQEHIAKAHACAIQLIPFFDAVMAEDWEEAAKVQHTIAVLEGEADTMKKEIRMNLPNSIFLPVPRTDLLELLRMQDKIANRAKDIAGLMLGRKMSLPKQIQPIVAEYVRASLKTSGQALTALNELDELITAGFRGHEVEVVEQMIHDLDDLEHDADEMEREVRSALFEVEKELNPIDAMFLYQVIRWIGDLADKAQQVGSRLQLLLAK; from the coding sequence ATGGTTACTAATAATCCGATTTTGCAGATGTTTGCACGATCGCCTTTCCAGCCAATGCAAGAACATATTGCTAAAGCTCATGCCTGTGCGATACAGCTGATTCCGTTCTTTGACGCCGTAATGGCAGAAGATTGGGAAGAAGCTGCAAAAGTGCAACACACTATTGCGGTTCTCGAAGGTGAAGCAGATACCATGAAGAAGGAGATTCGTATGAATCTTCCTAACAGTATATTCCTGCCCGTACCCCGCACCGACCTTCTCGAACTACTGCGCATGCAAGATAAAATTGCAAATCGTGCAAAAGATATTGCCGGACTTATGCTAGGCCGAAAAATGTCTCTCCCTAAACAGATTCAGCCAATTGTTGCTGAGTATGTCCGCGCTTCTTTGAAAACATCCGGCCAGGCGTTAACCGCCCTGAACGAGCTGGATGAATTGATTACGGCAGGCTTCCGAGGCCATGAAGTTGAAGTCGTAGAGCAAATGATCCATGACCTGGATGATTTGGAACACGACGCTGACGAAATGGAACGCGAAGTTCGCTCCGCCCTTTTTGAGGTGGAGAAAGAGCTGAACCCAATCGATGCCATGTTCCTGTATCAGGTTATCCGTTGGATTGGTGATCTCGCTGATAAAGCACAACAGGTAGGTAGCCGCCTGCAATTGTTGCTGGCGAAATAA
- the argE gene encoding acetylornithine deacetylase, protein MQLSPPDLLTMLTELIATPSVSCTAAHWDQSNLGVIEKLESWLSGLGFQTEVMAIPGHPEKANLIATLGSGPGGLVLSGHTDTVPFNAELWNSDPFKLTEKDGRFYGLGTCDMKGFFPIAIEAARKFTDKTLQQPLIILATADEESSMNGARALAEAGYPKARYAVIGEPTSLRPIYMHKGMMMEQVKVKGSAGHSSDPSLGASALEAMHSVLGELISFRKELQRDYQNSDFKVSVPTLNLGCIHGGDNPNRICGACEVEYDLRPLPGMSADLLREGVAKRLSPLEKQFGVTISTEPLFPGIPAFSNDKHSELVTTAERLTGYQAEAVAFGTEAPFLQSLGMDTIVMGPGSIDQAHQPDEYLAFDQIRPTVAVLEQLIARYCF, encoded by the coding sequence ATGCAACTCTCACCACCCGATCTGCTCACTATGCTGACCGAACTGATCGCCACTCCATCCGTAAGCTGTACAGCTGCCCACTGGGATCAGAGTAATCTGGGCGTAATCGAGAAGCTTGAATCCTGGTTATCCGGCTTAGGCTTTCAGACAGAAGTGATGGCCATTCCCGGGCATCCGGAAAAAGCCAACCTGATCGCGACACTCGGCAGCGGCCCAGGTGGACTGGTACTATCCGGCCATACTGACACAGTCCCTTTCAACGCTGAACTGTGGAACAGCGACCCTTTTAAACTAACAGAAAAAGATGGCCGGTTTTATGGTTTAGGTACCTGCGATATGAAAGGTTTCTTTCCTATCGCTATTGAAGCCGCTCGTAAGTTTACTGACAAAACCTTACAGCAGCCCCTGATCATTCTGGCCACTGCCGATGAAGAAAGCTCAATGAACGGGGCCCGGGCACTGGCAGAAGCCGGTTACCCTAAAGCTCGCTATGCAGTCATTGGCGAGCCCACTAGCCTGCGGCCAATCTATATGCATAAGGGGATGATGATGGAACAGGTTAAGGTGAAAGGGAGTGCCGGCCACTCATCCGACCCTAGCCTGGGCGCCAGTGCGCTAGAGGCGATGCATTCAGTACTGGGGGAACTCATCAGCTTCCGCAAAGAGCTTCAGCGTGACTATCAAAACAGCGACTTTAAGGTTTCAGTCCCTACACTAAATCTGGGATGTATCCATGGCGGCGATAACCCCAACCGTATCTGTGGCGCATGCGAAGTTGAATATGATCTCCGTCCACTGCCCGGGATGTCTGCCGACTTACTGCGCGAAGGTGTGGCCAAGCGGCTTTCCCCTCTGGAAAAGCAGTTCGGTGTGACCATTTCCACTGAACCTCTCTTTCCGGGGATCCCCGCCTTCAGTAATGATAAGCACTCTGAGCTTGTCACGACAGCAGAGCGTTTAACCGGCTACCAGGCTGAAGCGGTTGCCTTTGGCACCGAAGCCCCTTTCCTGCAATCATTGGGCATGGATACTATTGTCATGGGACCTGGATCGATAGATCAGGCGCATCAACCCGATGAGTATTTGGCTTTTGACCAGATTAGGCCTACAGTAGCAGTATTGGAACAACTGATTGCAAGGTACTGTTTTTAA